A stretch of Bos mutus isolate GX-2022 chromosome 8, NWIPB_WYAK_1.1, whole genome shotgun sequence DNA encodes these proteins:
- the LOC102278637 gene encoding uncharacterized protein has translation MSGLRRYEVALEAEEEIYWGCFYFFPWLRMWRRERSSAHPREQKLEPLRGLMSCLSSGLGTAPQRSGRSLPRRTPAATTQPAGALKI, from the exons ATGTCGGGATTGAGGAGATACGAGGTGGCGCTGGAGGCGGAGGAGGA GATCTACTGGggctgcttctactttttcccctggCTGCGCATGTGGCGAAGGGAGCGGAG CTCGGCGCACCCTCGGGAGCAGAAGCTGGAGCCTCTGCGGGGCCTGATGAGCTGTCTGTCAAGTGGCCTGGGCACTGCTCCCCAGCGCTCCGGCCGCAGCCTCCCCCGCCGCACCCCCGCCGCCACTACTCAGCCAGCCGGTGCATTAAAGATTTAA
- the CCL27 gene encoding C-C motif chemokine 27, with the protein MKGPSPTSSLLLLLLFLSPDPGGAFPLALSTACCTQLYRQPLPNKLLRRVIRVELQEADGDCHLQAFVLHLSQRRVCIHPQNRSLIRWFERQGKMLQGTQPNQSLELKGKMGWGPQKPK; encoded by the exons ATGAAGGGGCCCTCACCCACCAGCAGCCTCCTGCTGCTCCTGTTGTTCCTGAGCCCAGACCCTGGAGGAG CATTCCCACTGGCACTCAGCACTGCGTGCTGTACTCAGCTCTACCGACAGCCACTCCCAAACAAGCTACTGAGGAGGGTCATCCGAGTGGAACTTCAGGAAGCTGACGGGGACTGTCACCTCCAAGCCTTCGT GCTTCACCTGTCTCAACGCAGGGTCTGCATCCACCCCCAGAACCGCAGCCTGATTCGGTGGTTTGAACGCCAAGGGAAGATGCTCCAGGGAACTCAGCCCAACCAGAGTTTGGAGCTCAAAGGGAAAATGGGCTGGGGCCCCCAGAAGCCAAAGTAA
- the IL11RA gene encoding interleukin-11 receptor subunit alpha — translation MSSSCSGLSRVLVAVAAALVSASSPCPQAWGPPGVQYGQLGRALMLCCPGVTAGAPVSWFRDGETRLLQGPASGLGPKLVLARAESTDEGTYTCRTLDGALRGMVTLRLGYPPARPVVSCRAADYENFSCTWSPSQVSGLPTRYLTSYRKKTVPGADGQRMSPSTGPWPCLQDPPGAARCIVHGAEFWSQYRINVTEVNPLGASTRLLDVSLQSILRPDPPQGLRVESVPGYPRRLRASWTYPASWPRQPHFLLKFRLQYRPAQHPAWSTVEPAGLEEVITDAVAGLPHVVRVSARDFLDAGTWSSWSPEAWGTPSTEPLPKEIPVGDQQHTQTEEEPQADSPAPPKPSLLPDPQPLDHRDPLEQVAVLASLGIFSFLGLVAGALALGLWLRLRPDEKDGPQKSGLLAPMISVDKLPGVPNL, via the exons ATGAGCAGCAGCTGCTCAGGGCTGAGCAGGGTCCTGGTGGCCGTGGCTGCAGCCCTGGTGtctgcctcctctccctgcccccaggcctgGGGCCCCCCAG GGGTCCAGTATGGGCAGCTTGGCAGGGCCCTGATGCTGTGTTGCCCTGGAGTGACTGCTGG GGCCCCGGTGTCCTGGTTTCGGGACGGGGAGACAAGGCTGCTCCAGGGACCTGCCTCTGGGCTAGGGCCCAAACTGGTCCTGGCCCGAGCAGAAAGCACTGACGAGGGCACCTATACCTGCCGGACCCTGGACGGTGCACTTAGGGGCATGGTGACCCTGCGGCTAGGCT ACCCCCCGGCCCGCCCCGTTGTTTCCTGCCGGGCTGCTGACTATGAGAACTTCTCCTGCACTTGGAGTCCCAGCCAGGTTAGCGGTTTACCTACCCGCTACCTCACCTCCTACAG GAAGAAGACTGTGCCGGGAGCTGATGGCCAAAG GATGAGCCCATCCACAGGGCCCTGGCCATGCTTACAGGACCCCCCTGGGGCGGCccgctgtatagtccatggggcagaGTTCTGGAGCCAGTATCGGATCAATGTGACTGAAGTGAACCCCCTGGGGGCCAGCACCCGCCTGCTGGATGTGAGCTTGCAGAGCATCT TGCGCCCTGACCCGCCCCAGGGCCTCCGGGTAGAGTCAGTGCCTGGCTATCCTCGCCGCCTGCGTGCTAGCTGGACATACCCTGCCTCCTGGCCCCGCCAGCCCCACTTCCTGCTCAAGTTCCGTCTGCAGTACCGTCCAGCACAGCATCCAGCCTGGTCTACG GTGGAGCCAGCTGGATTGGAGGAGGTGATCACCGATGCTGTGGCTGGGCTGCCCCATGTAGTGCGGGTCAGCGCCCGGGACTTTCTGGATGCTGGCACCTGGAGCTCCTGGAGCCCCGAGGCCTGGGGGACTCCAAGCACTG AGCCCCTACCGAAGGAGATACCAGTTGGGGACCagcaacacacacagacagaggAAGAACCTCAGGCAGACAGCCCCGCTCCCCCAAAGCCGTCCCTTCTACCCGACCCACAGCCACTTG ACCACAGAGACCCCCTGGAGCAGGTGGCCGTGCTGGCATCTTTGGGAATCTTCTCTTTCCTGGGACTGGTGGCTGGGGCCCTGGCATTGGGGCTCTG GCTAAGGTTGAGACCAGATGAGAAGGATGGACCCCAAAAATCTGGGCTCTTGGCCCCAATGATTTCAGTGGACAAGCTTCCAG GAGTCCCAAACCTGTAG